A window from Candidatus Manganitrophaceae bacterium encodes these proteins:
- the accC gene encoding acetyl-CoA carboxylase biotin carboxylase subunit, with the protein MFKKVLIANRGEIALRIIRACREMGIRTVAIHSDPDAASLHVRFADESICVGPADATQSYRNIPNILSAAEITGADAIHPGYGFLAENSHFAEVCEAAGIKFIGPPAECISLMGNKAKAREVMMKQGVPIIPGSEGEIRDNKEAVDVARKIGYPVIVKAVSGGGGRGMRVVYKEEELSNSIQTAQLEAKTAFGDDSVYIEKFFVDPRHIEIQILADEKGKMVYLGERDCSVQRRHQKLVEESPSPVVDDRLRRELGRAASGAVSAANYVNAGTVEFLLDKDHRFYFIEMNTRIQVEHPISEMVSGIDLVKEQIKIAAGKPLAWKQSQIRLQGHSIECRINAESPDKFTPSPGTITAFHIPGGPGIRVDSACYIGGVIPPYYDSLIAKLIVHAGTREEAIAKMKSALSEFVIEGVQTTLPLHKKIFEDPVFVKGRYSTGFLDHLLSAPSTP; encoded by the coding sequence ATGTTTAAGAAAGTCCTGATCGCGAACCGCGGAGAGATCGCACTCCGTATCATTCGCGCATGCCGGGAAATGGGCATTCGCACTGTGGCTATTCATTCAGATCCCGATGCGGCCTCACTTCATGTTCGCTTCGCAGATGAAAGCATCTGTGTCGGCCCGGCAGACGCCACCCAATCCTATCGAAATATCCCAAACATACTCAGCGCCGCAGAGATCACGGGCGCGGACGCGATCCATCCCGGCTATGGATTCCTGGCAGAGAACAGCCACTTTGCAGAGGTTTGCGAAGCGGCCGGCATCAAGTTTATCGGCCCGCCTGCAGAATGTATCAGCCTGATGGGAAACAAGGCCAAAGCCCGTGAAGTCATGATGAAACAAGGGGTCCCGATTATCCCTGGAAGCGAGGGTGAGATTCGCGATAACAAAGAAGCGGTCGATGTTGCCCGGAAGATCGGTTATCCGGTGATTGTGAAGGCTGTTTCCGGCGGCGGCGGTCGGGGCATGCGTGTTGTCTATAAAGAAGAAGAACTCTCCAATTCGATACAAACCGCTCAGTTAGAGGCAAAAACCGCTTTTGGCGACGACAGCGTTTATATTGAGAAATTTTTTGTCGATCCGCGGCATATTGAGATCCAAATCCTGGCCGACGAAAAGGGCAAGATGGTTTATCTGGGAGAAAGGGATTGTTCGGTCCAGAGACGGCACCAGAAATTAGTCGAAGAGTCTCCCTCTCCGGTCGTCGATGATCGGCTCCGGAGGGAACTCGGGCGAGCAGCATCAGGCGCGGTCAGCGCCGCAAACTATGTTAATGCGGGAACAGTCGAGTTCCTCCTGGACAAGGATCATCGCTTTTATTTTATTGAGATGAATACCCGAATTCAGGTTGAACATCCCATCAGTGAAATGGTCAGCGGTATCGACCTGGTCAAGGAGCAGATCAAGATCGCGGCCGGCAAACCGCTGGCGTGGAAACAAAGCCAGATCCGACTCCAGGGACACAGCATCGAGTGCCGCATCAATGCTGAATCTCCCGATAAGTTTACCCCTTCTCCCGGAACCATTACAGCCTTTCACATTCCCGGTGGTCCCGGAATCCGGGTTGATTCCGCCTGTTACATCGGAGGTGTGATCCCTCCCTACTACGACTCACTCATCGCAAAATTAATCGTCCACGCCGGCACCCGTGAAGAAGCGATTGCCAAAATGAAAAGCGCCCTGAGCGAATTTGTCATTGAAGGCGTTCAAACAACACTCCCGCTCCACAAGAAGATCTTTGAAGATCCTGTATTTGTAAAAGGGCGGTATTCAACAGGATTTTTGGATCACCTTCTTTCAGCACCCTCCACGCCATAA
- the thiE gene encoding thiamine phosphate synthase yields the protein MLNSDLSPLYLITDPLLSKGSARQSLFEVLEAALDEGVGLIQYREKTEVRCKMFETAKRLREMTARYDATFIVNDEIDLALAVKADGVHLGQDDLPVWVARKVLGKEAIIGISTHHWSEAIQAESDGADYVGIGPIFSTPTKRSSGPPLGITMITEVREKVRLPIFAIGGIKISHISEIMAAGADGVAMVSAIAGDVRSNVNKAMSLLRSF from the coding sequence ATGCTGAATAGCGACCTTTCTCCGTTATATCTAATTACAGATCCCCTTCTCTCCAAAGGATCGGCCAGACAATCTCTTTTTGAAGTGCTCGAAGCGGCGCTTGACGAAGGGGTAGGTCTGATCCAGTATCGGGAAAAAACTGAGGTCAGGTGCAAAATGTTTGAGACCGCAAAAAGGCTCCGGGAAATGACGGCCCGCTATGATGCCACATTCATCGTAAACGACGAAATTGACCTCGCCCTGGCCGTCAAGGCCGACGGGGTTCACCTCGGGCAAGACGATCTTCCCGTATGGGTTGCCCGAAAGGTCCTGGGGAAAGAGGCCATCATCGGGATCTCCACCCACCATTGGTCAGAAGCGATCCAGGCTGAATCGGATGGCGCCGATTATGTTGGAATTGGACCGATCTTTAGTACCCCAACAAAACGCTCTTCGGGTCCTCCGCTCGGCATCACCATGATCACTGAAGTCCGCGAAAAGGTCCGACTCCCGATCTTCGCGATTGGAGGCATCAAAATATCACACATTTCCGAAATCATGGCGGCGGGTGCGGATGGCGTCGCCATGGTCTCCGCAATCGCCGGAGATGTCCGCTCAAATGTTAACAAGGCCATGTCCTTGTTAAGGAGCTTCTGA
- the bioD gene encoding dethiobiotin synthase — MTRKKRLSPASEGSPEDHRKVGRGVFIIGTDTGVGKTVVAGAIARILSSEGIDVGVMKPFESGCRQSGEGLIPGDAAYLKRSARSEDPLQLIAPYPFKEPLAPYAAAMRAKKKIDFSRILKAFDQLQKRHSFLVVEGVGGLMVPLTARKDLLSLVLLLELPVLLVARSGLGTLNHTLLTLGQGWAQGVSFTGLILNRTTPKKDLSEESNLEILKERIDLPIMGPLPFLREKDSTEKNIEHSRKIFGRSFLLGSMLAHWQDAIRRLGR; from the coding sequence ATGACGAGGAAGAAGCGCTTGTCGCCCGCATCAGAAGGGTCTCCAGAAGATCATCGGAAAGTCGGTAGGGGTGTTTTTATTATCGGAACGGATACCGGCGTCGGAAAAACCGTTGTTGCCGGAGCCATCGCCCGTATTCTCTCATCAGAGGGGATTGATGTCGGCGTAATGAAACCCTTTGAATCCGGGTGCCGTCAGAGCGGAGAAGGCCTTATTCCGGGAGACGCGGCTTATCTCAAGCGTTCCGCCCGTTCAGAGGACCCACTGCAATTGATCGCCCCCTATCCCTTTAAGGAGCCCCTTGCGCCCTACGCGGCAGCGATGCGCGCAAAAAAGAAAATCGACTTTTCCAGGATTCTCAAGGCCTTTGATCAGTTACAAAAGAGACATTCTTTTCTGGTTGTTGAAGGCGTCGGCGGATTAATGGTTCCCTTGACAGCCAGGAAAGATTTGCTCAGCCTTGTCCTGCTCCTCGAACTCCCCGTACTTTTGGTTGCCCGAAGTGGATTGGGAACCCTCAATCATACCCTCCTGACACTCGGGCAAGGCTGGGCACAAGGGGTCTCTTTCACGGGGCTTATTCTCAATCGCACGACTCCAAAAAAAGACCTTTCAGAGGAGAGCAATCTTGAAATATTAAAGGAGAGGATCGATCTCCCCATCATGGGACCGCTTCCCTTTCTCAGGGAAAAGGACAGTACTGAAAAAAACATAGAACATTCTAGGAAGATTTTTGGCCGGAGTTTCCTTCTGGGGAGCATGCTTGCGCATTGGCAGGATGCCATCCGTCGGCTAGGCCGCTGA
- a CDS encoding SDR family NAD(P)-dependent oxidoreductase, which produces MHDLFRGSINMPVSDPYKKIVLITGASGGLGQVLCRAFATGGYFVGVHVNRNIHGGEKMVETLNARGTAAALFPADLCHSGAVRLMFDDILEKWGRIDLLINNAAIIKDRLVARMPQADWDDVIDLNLTGVFFCMREAGRSMTRQGGGHIMNIASRAALTGRVGQAAYAASKRGLIALGQTAAREWGGVPIQVNTILPGFLNTPMTAGLSREKRAHLSQENLLSRPATTREIAEFILDLSKMKHISGQTFNLDSRIV; this is translated from the coding sequence ATGCATGACTTATTCAGAGGTTCCATAAACATGCCGGTATCGGATCCTTATAAGAAGATCGTCTTGATTACCGGGGCCTCCGGTGGTTTGGGTCAGGTCCTTTGCCGCGCTTTTGCAACAGGTGGATACTTTGTCGGAGTACATGTAAATCGCAACATCCACGGCGGAGAGAAGATGGTTGAGACCTTGAACGCCAGGGGAACGGCGGCGGCTCTTTTTCCGGCCGATCTTTGTCATTCCGGCGCGGTACGGCTTATGTTTGATGACATCCTGGAAAAATGGGGGCGGATAGATCTCTTGATCAATAACGCCGCGATCATAAAGGATCGTTTGGTTGCCCGAATGCCTCAGGCCGATTGGGACGATGTTATCGATCTCAACCTGACCGGGGTCTTTTTCTGTATGCGCGAAGCTGGCCGTTCCATGACCCGCCAGGGCGGAGGACATATTATGAACATTGCGTCACGCGCTGCCTTGACCGGGCGTGTCGGACAGGCCGCATATGCTGCTTCTAAGCGAGGACTGATTGCATTGGGGCAGACGGCTGCGAGGGAATGGGGGGGAGTTCCTATACAGGTCAACACCATCCTTCCAGGCTTTCTGAATACCCCGATGACGGCGGGTCTGTCGCGAGAAAAGAGGGCGCATCTGAGTCAGGAGAACCTCCTGTCCCGCCCCGCGACGACCCGGGAGATCGCTGAATTTATTCTAGACCTGTCAAAAATGAAGCATATTTCAGGACAGACCTTTAATCTGGACAGTCGAATCGTATGA